A genomic segment from Agrobacterium vitis encodes:
- a CDS encoding AMP-binding protein: MFLPASASYEALCHAFSWSIPAQFNMGRAVCDEWAAREPDRVCLEHFSPDDAHQTLTYGALAARSNAFADALSQLGIGSGERVALLLPQGFETVIAHVAIYKLGAIALPLALLFGADALEYRLKTAGACAVITNDFGLSRLEPIRASLPDLREVISIGRPSPGVLSFETLWQSGSASFEGLQTGPDDPALMIFTSGTTGAPKGALHGHRVLAGHIPGFQLAHDGLPQPGDRIWTPSDWAWAGGLLNVLMPALMLGVPVVSSPAQKFDPAMAFRIMAEMKVRNAFIPPTALRLLKTVDNPRQHYDLVLRSIGSAGESLGRETYQWVKTALGITPNEFYGQTECNFVLSSAARLGVSKAGAIGKSVPGHRVAIIDDKGRELPVGKVGQVAIARPDPVMFLEYWNDPQATREKFIGDWMLTGDLGRQDSEGYVEFFGRDDDVITSSGYRIGPAEIEDCLVGHPAVRLAAAVGKPDPIRTEIVKAYVVLAPGFQPGPALARDIADWVKQRLSMHEYPREVEFIADMPLTTSGKVIRRLLRERDEPQQAQPGVMTG, from the coding sequence ATGTTTCTACCTGCCAGCGCTTCCTATGAGGCTCTCTGTCATGCGTTTTCCTGGTCCATACCAGCTCAGTTCAACATGGGACGGGCGGTTTGTGACGAGTGGGCGGCCCGCGAACCGGACCGGGTCTGTCTTGAGCATTTTTCACCTGACGATGCGCATCAGACCTTAACCTATGGGGCGCTTGCTGCACGATCCAACGCCTTCGCGGATGCCCTGAGCCAGCTCGGCATTGGCTCTGGGGAACGGGTGGCTTTGCTGCTGCCGCAGGGGTTCGAGACAGTCATCGCCCACGTGGCGATTTACAAGCTTGGCGCGATCGCTCTGCCGCTGGCTTTGCTGTTTGGTGCGGATGCATTGGAATACCGGTTGAAGACGGCGGGCGCCTGTGCGGTCATCACCAATGATTTCGGTCTGTCGCGTCTGGAGCCCATCCGGGCCAGCCTGCCGGACCTTCGGGAGGTTATTTCCATTGGCAGGCCTTCTCCCGGCGTCCTGTCCTTTGAAACTCTATGGCAGAGCGGTTCGGCGTCTTTTGAGGGGCTGCAGACCGGACCTGATGATCCGGCGCTGATGATCTTCACCTCCGGCACGACAGGGGCGCCGAAGGGCGCTCTGCATGGGCATCGCGTACTTGCCGGTCACATTCCAGGCTTCCAGCTTGCCCATGACGGTCTACCGCAGCCGGGGGACAGGATCTGGACGCCTTCGGACTGGGCTTGGGCTGGCGGGCTTTTGAATGTGCTGATGCCAGCCCTGATGCTGGGTGTGCCGGTCGTGTCGTCGCCTGCCCAGAAATTCGATCCCGCCATGGCCTTTCGCATCATGGCGGAGATGAAGGTGCGCAATGCCTTCATTCCGCCCACCGCCTTGCGGCTGCTCAAAACGGTGGACAATCCACGCCAGCATTATGATCTTGTGCTGCGTTCCATCGGTTCGGCAGGGGAATCGCTGGGACGGGAAACCTATCAATGGGTCAAGACGGCGCTCGGTATCACCCCCAATGAATTCTATGGGCAGACCGAATGCAATTTCGTGCTGTCATCGGCAGCCCGGCTGGGCGTCAGCAAGGCGGGCGCCATTGGTAAGTCGGTGCCAGGCCATCGCGTGGCAATTATCGATGACAAGGGCAGGGAACTGCCAGTCGGCAAGGTCGGACAGGTGGCGATTGCCCGGCCCGATCCGGTGATGTTCCTGGAATATTGGAACGATCCGCAGGCGACCCGTGAGAAATTCATCGGTGACTGGATGCTGACCGGTGATCTCGGGCGCCAGGATAGCGAAGGCTATGTGGAGTTTTTCGGTCGTGACGACGATGTGATTACGTCATCCGGCTACCGTATCGGCCCGGCGGAAATCGAGGATTGTCTGGTTGGTCATCCGGCTGTGCGCCTGGCGGCGGCAGTGGGCAAGCCCGATCCGATACGAACCGAAATCGTCAAGGCTTATGTGGTGCTCGCACCGGGTTTTCAGCCTGGACCGGCCCTGGCCCGTGACATTGCCGATTGGGTGAAGCAGCGGCTGTCCATGCACGAATATCCGCGTGAAGTGGAGTTTATCGCCGATATGCCGCTGACCACCAGTGGCAAGGTGATCCGCCGCCTGCTGCGTGAGCGCGATGAACCGCAACAGGCACAGCCGGGCGTGATGACCGGCTGA